The Motacilla alba alba isolate MOTALB_02 chromosome 3, Motacilla_alba_V1.0_pri, whole genome shotgun sequence DNA window GTGGTTGGTATTGATGTAGGCAGTACCTAAAGTCAAGGTCAAAAAATACATCCACAAGTTTTCTGAAATACCCTAAACATAGCAGTGAGATGGGATATTCTTCTTATGTTAGACAGAGAGGTTGTATAAATTGCAGTGTTTCACGCAAAACAATTGGTTTGTTACAGTAGGAGAGGCTTTCTCCTTCAGGTCCTTCCTGGACAATAGCTGCcagtgttgtccaaatgcttgTGAGGCAGGAGGGAAACAGCTCCTGCAACAACTCTCTGTAATACATGCTTTGCTACAGAAAAACATGGgctcatttccttttttgatgACAAAAACTGGTTCCAGCTGCATGACAATTGTTAGGAAGAAACTGGTGGCTTTAATATAAGCTACAGAGCCCTGAGTTTGCCCAGATGAAAACTGCCAGTGCTCTAGCTGGAGCTGGATTTAGGGCACTGACTCTTTCATTTACAAACTTGGTTTATTTGGTGTTTAAAtagtatcacagaatcatagagtggattgggttagaagggaccttaaagatcatctagttccaaccctcctgccctgggcaggaacaCATTTCACTACCTAAATGCACATACTTATCAAAGTCCAACAGTCTTGCTAACCTCAGAAGTGGAGCTTGATCTAAGTGATTAGAATGAACAATTCCAGTACAACTTGCATTAAACTTGGTTTAATATACAGTGACAGTAAGTCAACATGAAATCCTACATGCCAGGGTCTCACTAAGGCCTGACACCATCCTGACTCCTCCTTTCTCAACAAGTTTTAAACTGGGGACAAGCATTTGTTTCTCAGAGTCTGCAAAGGGCTTTTAGCTGCTGCAACAGACCTTCTGATAAAGGAAACATGGGTGAAGCTGCATCACAAGACTTCAAGAGTCTAGTGACAAAGCAGCAAGCATATTCCATATTAAGCTCAGAGGAAAGCTGAATCCAAACTTTCAGCCTCAGCTAGGCAGAGCATGCAGGCTTTTCTATGaatttcctagaaaaaaaatacagggcCTACTGTTTGGGATAATCTCTCCTAATTTTCCAACAATTCCTGGGAATGCCAGAAAAACAGAACCAGGCAGATCTTAAGCACAGAAGTAGCAACGAGAAATCAATGAACAGCCGGGTTTTGAGTATCAATAGTAAGAATTTATTTCAGGTATTCTCTTTAGTTATTTAAGGCATCCTGTGGTTTCCAGTATACCCCCTATTTAGTGAACTATTGCCTTTGCTGGTGGGCTCATGTAGCTTTACATTGAAGTGTCTGCTGTAGGCTAAAACCAGCCCTGTAGCTAAGGAAatatcaaaaacattttttcactcATTCAATTTATTTGACATGACCattcttttcattaatttcactTTGCTACTATCTGCAAATACAAGGAAACAGAGTTTCTGTGgcttctggctgctgctcaggagtAGAAAATTTTCATCACTTTGTCCACAACATCGTCATCTGATGGTGGTttcctctggctgccaggctgcaggaattTCTTTATTGTGGGGATATTGCTTATTCTTGCTTTGAAGctctacaaaacaaaaccaaaacagcgCTGTGCTTAAGAGTCATTGCAACTGTCAGACATGTCAGAGCATTACAGTCACATTACAGCTTGATGCTGCAGAAGCAACTATATGCTTCCCCCTCTTATGCTTTTGGGCTTGTAGTGACACAGTGTGGCAATGACAATGAGTATGTGAGGCCAAATAAAAGTTCTTAGGGTATCTGATTATTGTGCATGTCACCCCTGACCCTCCCACTTCCCCATATTTCTCAGCCACTTTAAATCAGTGGTCTTTCCAACTCATTCTCCTTTCAAACTGTCCATTCATTTACCTGCAAGAGGGGAAATTTGGCAAATATATCAGGCTTCCACTCTTCTACCATTAAAATGACTTCAAGTAATTGAACatctgccctgctcagctggtTGCCGACCAGAAAGTCTTTTCCATGGTCTTTCAAAACCTAAAAACAGAGAACCAAAGCAGATGATGTCTTTTGTCTGTCTTTTATCTGTTCTTTTCTCATAAATAATATGATATCTTCCATAAATAATATGATATCTGCAAAGCAGGGTCACACATTGCACGCAGTTGTCAGtgaaagaaggaaatgcagTTCAAACACCTGTAGCACAAACAGTGATCTGAAGGCACTGCCATCCTAGGCATCATCTATCAGCTCTTTCTCTTCTACATTTCTGTCTGGCAGCTCAGTTGTGCTCATCTTGCCTTGGCTGCTGTAGCTGCGCtgaaggctgagctgtgtgagcTACAGGAGGAACTGCAATGCTTTTACACAGCACGTATGCTACAGGGCCATCTGCACTTCAGGAGGAAACTTGATGTCAAAGCTGGTGCTGTAGTGTCTTTTGTCTGAAACAACACACACATTGAAACATGGACATCTGGGgaggtctgtgtgtgctgggttTTTGCAGCTGTACATCTCTGCCAGGTTTGAAGTGCCTTCTGTCCCCTCTGTAGTGTCCTGTCTCCACCTTCATCCCAGCACCACTGAAAACAGAGCATTGATATTCCAGTTTTCCTCCACAAAACTTGTGTGCTTCCAGGATGGAGGTTCAAGGTAACAGCATCAATTGAGCTACAACCTCTTTGCCACATACCTTCTCAAAGGCTGGGAAGTATCTGTTTTCAGCCTTGTCCATCATATTTGCAAAATGTTCCGcctttttctctgctggctggatttcatATGTCATGAGTAACTCATTCAGATCAAATATTCCTTCCACGTACATATCGATTCTGAAAGGAATAGATCCACTTGGTCAGGTCACACAGACTAGGCCTGAACAGCACAATAACTCCTGGCACAACCTCACTGAGATGCTGGGAAATCCCTGCCCCTTCTatcccccacacacacacaccctggcAAAGTTCCCTCCAGAATTCAATTGCACTGGGGGCAGGCAAGGGGGGAGCTTGGGCCAAAGGCAAATGCAAAATTCCTAGGCAAAACCTAAAGACTGCAGCCCTGTCACTTCTTACTGGCGCCGAATCTTGTCTGGACTAGGGGGTTTTTGAACCTGGTTACAAAACTGTCATGTCTTCCATCCAGACTTGTGTTAAAAATCCAATCAGCCTAAGTTTAACAGCAGGTCCATACAAATATCTAGCCAATATCTGGACATGTGTTTACCAGTGCTTATTAATTTCAAGCATTCAGAAATACCTCAGGTCAAAACATCTGCCCTAGGAGTCCTGGCCTTGAATGACCTGTTATTAATTCTGTACTAATTCCTGGTTATTGGAGAGAGGAGGGGTTTTGAGTCCTTAAAAGACATTGCCCTGAATGTGATGAGGAGAAAATgatgctgctgagagctgcaggagaaaatgaaaagcagcatcaGTAGCACAGTCTGCCCCCGTGAGTGCTTTCTTCTGATAGGTGCATTGACCTCTGACTGATGATTCCTGGGCTCGCTTGCCCTTTGCAATCCCGCTGGCTATCTCTGCTCCAGACATCAGCTGCAGGCACAGTCATCTCATGCTGCACAAAGCAGCGCTGCTCTCTCCCACTGAAtggagctgtgagcagggatgCCCTCGTGTTACACTGAGCTACAGGCTGAGCTGGCTCTAACAAGCCAAGGTGCTACTGATACAGTACAGGGCTCTCTCCTTCACGTCCTTCCCGTAGAGGTTGTACTTCGTTGCTATGTAGTTGCAAATGGCTCTGGTCTGCACCAGCTTCATCCCATCAATCTCTACCATTGGCACTTGCTGAAAGAGCAGGGATCCATCTGGGCCAAAGGGAAAAACACAAGGAGACGTTCAGTCCCTGAATGAGAGCCACCAGCATGTGTTAGGCAAAGTAACCACATGTGTTACTTTTTATTTACAATCCCAGTCAATCTGGCTGCATAAAAAAGTcccaagatcatcaaatccaactgtCAAACCAACAAGGCCTGATTCCACCACTAAAGCACGTCCCCAAGTGCACATCTACACACAGTGACCCaaccacttccttgggcagcctattccaatgcctgacaaccCTTGTGGTAGCAACCTGCCTCATTCTTCCAGGAAGGTGTGGAAATGCTCACCATGCAGCAACCTTTTCTTAGTGACAGGATAACACCTTAATACTATAGCAATGAAGTTGAGGAAATTGCAGATTTGAGGAAACAGTCAAATGCGGAATTTACATCTGTCACACACTGAAAAACACATGCACAGCATGGCTCTAACACCAGTGGTTTTCATGGAGCTTAATACAGACCAAAAGGACTGAAGCATGTGGTCCTGCCAGTTTCTGTCATTTCTTGCTAAATACATCTGGACTTTCTAAGCACTGGCCTGCATATAATCTGAATAACAATGAATAAAGAATAGTgaatataaaagcaaagaagatCTTTGTGACAACTTTATTGGCTTTACAGATGGCATCTCATCTGTGCAGGCATGAAGTGGGAACAAGGACTCAGTTCCATGAGAGACCCACACATCATTTGGACTGATGCTGGAGCCATTCAGCTCTTTTGCTAGCATGCAGAAGCCTTGTCCCAGCATGAAAGAAGTAGAAATACTTCTCCAGAAAGAGAGGTATCAGATCAGAGAGTCAGAAAGAGTTTTTGCTCTATGGAATCATATTTCTTGACTCAGATGACTGATCAGCTATGTCCCTCTTTGTAAGTGGGCATTTAGCTTCCTCCTTGTGTCCCAAAATACTTTTTGAAAAGCAGCCTGTAACAGGGGGACCAAGTCATTATTCCTACAGGACAGCAGGACTGCAAATACTACACCTAGCTCAGATTGCTTTTGACAGGCCAGGTGAAGAGCACAGACATGCAACTTGGTTTGCAGAAAACATGATTATCAAGTTCAGGAAGACAAAAGCTGAAGCCAGCACGGTGGATTGTCGCCTTGGTAGGCAGGAATGCAGCAGAGGAACAGGTAAAATCAGAAATCTGGAACTCTATTTTCATAGGGATTATGAAACAACAACTTTGTAGGCAACCTAAGATGCTAATGACTTTCAAGATGATCTGAAGACAAAAGCCTCTACTGCCATAGGATGGAAGGCAATGGACACAAGCTGGAGCAAAGGAGAGTCAACCGTCTGCACTCCAAGAAAGGCTCTTTGACTGTGTgggctgtccagagaagctgtgcattctccatccttggagatactcaaaaccCAGCTGGACATGGTCCTGAGTAACTGGCTGGAGGGGGCCTTGCTTGAAGAGGAGAGGTGGAGTAGGCAATCTTGAGAGGTCCCTTCTGACCTCAGcccttctgtgattcagtgaagGTTGAAGCAACTGGGTGGATGATACCACCTAATACACTGCAGCGTGCACCTCTGAGACCTCATGTACAATCCAGttaagagattttctttttaaggtaCTTAAACTTAAGAATTCTTAGGTGATCTCAGACAAGCAATTCTCATTCTGATTCTTCTTATTATTACAATTGATGCAGTTATTATCTAAAATTGAAGGAAACTTACCCTTCTGTAACTTGGTCagatcctcttttttttccaggtaagATTCTTCAaactgcaggaaggagaaaataaatgttctgtTGTCATTCCATGATTTAGCTTCTTCCTCATTTATGTAAAAAGAAAGCCTAAAGAGATGTGGTttggcaattttatttttttaaacatatattcATATTTGACCGCTGTCAGGCACATTGGCCATCACTTAGACAGAAACCCATGGATCTTGAAACACACAGATTCCCATACACCATCTCTGCTTTAGTATCAGAATCTgtcagagataaaaaaaattactttgtggTTTACAATACCCAGTACCTTCAATGGCAAACTACATCGTTGCAACTGTAATAATCTCTGGCTGTTTAGGACATTGGAATTTAAATGAAGATACTCAGAATTGCAGGTGCTTGACCTCTGTGATCAGAAGATTAAGAAGCCAGGTTCTGCTGCTGGggttttaaatttcttctctctctagCTACAGGGAAAAGCATTTCTGGTGCCACCTGCAGGCTTTGCACTCGATGTGTGTAAGTGAGACAGGAACTAACCCCTGCTTAGGGCAAGATCGTGGTCACTCTTGGCCAGCTCAGCAATGCACTAAGGCAGAGTTTGAAACTGCTGTTCACTCACAGTTTGCAGAAGGAACAGCAAAACACATATTTGTCATAGCATCTCGGTATAAAAGACCAGAAGCAAACCTCAACCCCAGCTGTTGCCAGGAGCCACCGTATTGTTTCCATGCGGCCACGTCCATTGAAGTAGTGCAGCTTGGGTTTCCCAGACATGATTCCACGTGCCTGATTCCCTGGTATCTGCAATGAAGAGAGAAGGTTTGCAATTCTGAGTCTCTAGCTGGCTCTCAAAGTGGTCTTGTTGGAAACCACTGATTTATCATCCAAGACTTCAATCAATCAACAGTGGAGGTAAAAGTTAGAATACATTGAGAGACTGCCATGTATCATTGTGCCTTCAATTGTTTCTTACACATGCAGAATATTTAAGCCG harbors:
- the LOC119699369 gene encoding glutathione S-transferase-like; this translates as MSGKPKLHYFNGRGRMETIRWLLATAGVEFEESYLEKKEDLTKLQKDGSLLFQQVPMVEIDGMKLVQTRAICNYIATKYNLYGKDVKERALIDMYVEGIFDLNELLMTYEIQPAEKKAEHFANMMDKAENRYFPAFEKVLKDHGKDFLVGNQLSRADVQLLEVILMVEEWKPDIFAKFPLLQSFKARISNIPTIKKFLQPGSQRKPPSDDDVVDKVMKIFYS